The Acanthopagrus latus isolate v.2019 chromosome 11, fAcaLat1.1, whole genome shotgun sequence genome segment gtttttctccctctgatgATGAGTTTGTCTACACAGACAGCACCTATTATGCCGACTATGATACCATGAAGTCTCTTCTTAATCTGCTGAAAGAGCTGGGGCCTTTGGAGTGCGAGATAGACGCATACGGGGACTTTCTCCAAGCGCTGGGCCCTAAAGCCACGATAGATTACACCAGCAACACTGCAAATGTCACCAAAGAGGAGAGCAGCCTGGTGAAAACCCGGCAAAAGATCTTCCGTCTTTTAAAAGGGACTCCCTTGAATGTCATTCTGTTGAACAACTCCAAGTTTTATCACATCGGAACCACATCAGAGTACCTCTTCCACCTGACTGAGGATGTGGCGCTGAGGAATGAGCTGGGCCTCCTGTCAAGCGCCttcagtgtgcatgtgaatgaaaGCTCTGAGGGCTCCTCGCAAAGCTGCGTCATGTACAGTGTTGTTGATCCCAGCTGCTCGGTGGGAGCCGGATCAGTGGTGGAGTACTCCAGACTGGGAGCAGGAGCTTCTGTAGGGAAGGGCTCCATCGTCAGCAGCTGCTGGGTCAGCGCGGGCCTCTCAGTGCCCGACCGAGTCTTCATGCATTCACTGTGTGTGATTCACAAGAACAAAACCGGGTTTGTAACTGTCGTGTTTGGGATAAATGAAGACTTGAAGCGCGGTTTTGAAGTCCCTGCAAACCTGGAAGAGCTGAAGTTCTGTGGTGTCAGCCTGGCAGACTGCCTGTCCCGCTGGGGGATGAAAAATGAACTCCTGAAGTTTTCCGGAGATGCATCCAGCGCTAGTTTGTGGAAggcttgtttgtttcctgtttgctcCGATCCACAAAGCTCATTCTCAGCGTCTCTGGAGATGCTGCAGGCTGTGCTGAGTGGGTCCACATTGACTTTACCAAAAGACACAATGCTGATATCCATGCAGGAGGCCTTAGAGTGTAAGAACCTGGAGGAGATGTTTAAGTTCAGGAAGGGACTACATGAAGACATCACGCAGAGAACATGAACAAATTAGTTACTGTTATTTCAGGAGAGCGTCAGTCTCAGTATGAAACcacaaatactgtaaataaaaaattaaataaaaaaaattaatgaaataaatcattcatATCTCGCTCATCCAATAAGTAATAACTTTCACAAGCCAGTCGAGGGAAACAAATCACTGACAGGttaactttctttcttcttcattattatattgttttatgttcagttttttttattttatgttgagacaaaaaaacacttggtagGGATTGTGGAAAgttcatgttttgcttttcacgTCTGGTTTTAttgcc includes the following:
- the fpgt gene encoding fucose-1-phosphate guanylyltransferase; translation: MSRDNDLRLKLATREKLRKFNSLRGREVQPGEFWDVVVVTAADESQREAYELQISGKVDRKELPLGTQYKVFSDPPGCKIGNGGSTLYVLQELNQIYGKTLGGLRVIIIHAGGFSQRLPSASAMGKIFSAMPLGDPVYQMLDLKLAVYVDFPLQMKPGVLVTCSDHIELYSIGEDQSVRFDQPGFTALAHPSPLSIGTTHGVFVLDLNEKSAHSEIENISCLRFLHKVSIDQMRACGAVCKRQNGCFSPSDDEFVYTDSTYYADYDTMKSLLNLLKELGPLECEIDAYGDFLQALGPKATIDYTSNTANVTKEESSLVKTRQKIFRLLKGTPLNVILLNNSKFYHIGTTSEYLFHLTEDVALRNELGLLSSAFSVHVNESSEGSSQSCVMYSVVDPSCSVGAGSVVEYSRLGAGASVGKGSIVSSCWVSAGLSVPDRVFMHSLCVIHKNKTGFVTVVFGINEDLKRGFEVPANLEELKFCGVSLADCLSRWGMKNELLKFSGDASSASLWKACLFPVCSDPQSSFSASLEMLQAVLSGSTLTLPKDTMLISMQEALECKNLEEMFKFRKGLHEDITQRT